In the Populus nigra chromosome 2, ddPopNigr1.1, whole genome shotgun sequence genome, catagaaatatattaaaataatatttttttatttttttaaaatcaacacatcaaaacgatctgaaaataaaataaaaatttaataaaaaaaaattaaatttaaaagaacgcGATTAAAACCGTGTTTCcgacttttaaaattatgttataaggtatattttaaaataattttattatttaaaaatatattaaaatagttaataaaatcataaaaaatagtaattgtatatttaaataaaaatatttttgtaagacattaaaaaaaaaattcgctCCCGGATACAGCTCAGaggaaaatatttatattctcgCAGTGAGAAGATAGTGAAATCGGATTCTCTTGACTATCTGACGATGACACTTTTCACTCTCATGTTTGCCCTCGGCATCGCATTTTCAGTCAAGACGTGACATTTTAAGATGCTGATTTCTATTTGAGATTTTGCTGAAAGGTGCCCACGTGAGGAGTGTTGTTCGGCAGCGTTGTTGGACaggattttttattaatttttaattttcttttaaaaattaaattaatattttttagagcttttttaattgttttaatgtgctgaatttaaaaaaataaaaaatattaaagaaaatattatcttgatatattaaaaaaaacattttaaaatacacaTTACACCGTAATTCTAAACCCAAccaataatacaataaaaagaatatcataGGCTTGCTGTCGGTGCTTTATGAATAGCACAAATGAAGGGGGTAATTTTGACATTTCAAAACATGGTATGGAGACTCGGTGATCAAGTTcatgaaaatagtttttaaacatGAACTACAATAATGAGTTGACCTGtgatggtttaattttttaaattttataaaataaattaaaaataatgtcaatttaaaaagaaaaaaaaatcaaagaattttgAGTAAATCATACTCAAATTGAATTATACGAAATTAATTATGtctcgattaattttttaaaatctaattcttaaattataaattaatttgtgtcATCCTTTTAAATAATACTTATAAGAAATTTCGAGCAGATCATACTCAAAGTAACTAaattatattagattaattcTATCTCCATTGATTTCTTAAACTCAACTTGATAAGCtctcaaattaaaacaatacatATTATAAATCGGCGAGTGTGGTGTTAGGCATGAGTTAAAGCTAATGatgctgcatatatatatatatatatatatatatatatatatatatatatatatatatatatatatcctcatCATGCCATGATAGGATAAACAAGTATGAAAACAGTCCCAACACCTAACGATCCACTATTGTATTGCAATTTTTTGAACATATATAGCTTTTTTCGGCAAGAAATTTGATGAATATAGCTGTCAACATGCTTCTGGTAATCATCTCGTCCGTGGCTGCTCGAGTTTAAAAACTTTGAACTTTTGCGAGGACCAACctaaccttttttaaaaataaaatacataaatataaataagaaatttattCTCAGCATCAAGATAATATACAAAATTCATTCTTAAAATACCATGAAAATCTTTTTTGATCAGCGTGCGTATAAACTGAACTTCATTGATAagactttaataaataaattttgacaatgaaattcctaaatgaatgaaaatagaTTATAATATTCACAATCTACCATCTTAGAATCAATAGCCCCAATATTTatgtaaattatttatataatgatcattaaagatttatataattattaattttaaaatttataaaattaactaaaacgCATATAAGCTGGATTGaatattcatgttaataaaaaatattttaaaaataaaaaataggataTTTATTCAACCTTGATtctggatatatttttttatttcaatttcagatatttatgaattcaaataaaaaataagtggtTTTAAAGTTAGGTTACCGTTCAATATAATATGAATAACACACCAAATAAGAGAGATgttattaagagtgtttgacacaattttttttcatgtttttttctatttttaaaagtatttttaactttaaaaaatattaaattaatatatttttattattttctattcattttaatataattatatagaaataaaactaaaaaatcttaaaaaacatcatacactattatttcaaaattgatatataagAAAACATTAATGGGTCCGTCATCGAGTTCCCCCAGACTCAAATACATTTGGTTTCTTTGTATTTCTTGATCCACTTGAAGTGCGTCTTGGTAATTCTACCCTGCAGACACCACGTCATCCGTGTACTTAACACGTGCCGCTAATATCAACCGTCAAAGACCACTTATTACCTATTACACGTCCCTATCTCACACGCTTAAGACTCTCGCCACGTCAGCATCAACTCCTcgataacataaataaaaatttcctAAGAATAAAAACACATTCAAATTCCACCCGCATCTCAACGGTCGAATGCCCTGTTTCAAAACGAATAATAACCACAGGATCCATCAATCATGCTCGACAAGTAACCATCTCTGTCTTGTGAAAGAGTAAACTCTGATTTAGTCCCTATTAGTTTGGCATGTTAATAAATCAGTACCACATGGTCTCATGTGTTTCGCGTTTtccaagtattttttattttaaaatatattaaaataatatatattttttattttttaaaatttatttttaacaatttaaaaatatcaaaaaattaatttgaagtgaaaaaaattcaaattgtttGAAAAGCACCATCACACCACAATAACAAACACTCTCTAATATATTTTGTACTGTGGTAGCTTTTgcagttgtttttataaaaaaacaggtttaagtgtgtgtttggtattgcgatatgaagtgtttttttacttgaaaatatatcaaaatattttttatttttaacataaatacatcaaaattatcaaaaaatattataaaacattaaattaatttttttaaagccaaatacatttttaaaatgcatttgaATACAGTTTCAAACGCAAAAACAATCtataagaaaaacacttttagttgcggttttttaaaaaaacatgtttgattaaaattgctatgagataaatttttgtatgtaaaataaataagaaacaagtttatattaattaaaataaaactattgcatttataaaattaaaattgaaaacataattatatatgaaattcagtaaaaaaataacaaattatttaactaacaacatatttttttataattaaaacagAAGTTACCCAATATTAAACAATCTTTTAATAATCCTTGAGGAGATGCAAAACCTCTTTGGAATTTAAGGGTGTTTGATaatgtggtagcggttgcttttcaaatgatttttgtgtcaaaatgcataataataatatttttttattttttaaaaaattaattttgatatcagtacatcaaaacgattcaaaacatataaatcatattaaattttaataaaaaaaattaattttttttaaaatacagtttATACTATGTTTCCAAACATATTCAAACACGAAATTCTCTAAAACTCACCCTAAACTGTGGGCAAGACCATTTTTTATTAAGCATGAAACGATGTTTTTTGGCATGTTGTGGAAAGGAATgctacaaaatatattattttcatttttaaacccTTGCTTTGTTAGAGAAtggtcttaaatttttttttaatttttttaattttaaattaatatttttttatatttttaaatcatcctaatattaaaaataatttttaatatatttttaaataaaaaatattttaaaaaataatcacaataacttttttttttttttacctagccTAATCTTCTCTCCCACGTACCCTAATCTTTCCGTTAGTTGAAACTTTAAAGCAATTAACCCAACCGAAGGATAAAAGTGTAAATTACATATTTTGAGGGACCAGCCTAATAACTATTTTGAAATGACATAAATTAAGTATAATGTACACCCTaacaaacccccccccccccccccctctctctctgtgAAAGTACTACGTcgtaaaataatgtttttttagcagACAGTGTGACTGACACATTTGCTTCTAAAAATTTACCAGTAGCATAGAGAGAGAAACAGTTCCggtgagagagagagtttgATTTTTGAATGTGACCGTGATTACTATATTTATCATGTTCTCTCGTGTCTGCTAGTGTGTTCATTCAAACTTGACCTGCTTAGCTtcgtggttttttcttttttatttgttttttacactGATTTCGACCGTTTGATGTCGGTTTCTCTATATTCAAACAAAAGCGAATTCTGGGCATTTCTCATTTCTGGTAAGTGTTATtgggtttcttttgttttttaataaaaaacttgttttcattGCTCATTCTGGAGGCACTACTTAATTCTAGCTTGCACAAAGTTTGAGTCTTGAAGGCAGATATCGTGCTTGCTTTGAGTTCTTGTTTCAACTGAGAGAGAAAAGGGGAGAAAAGTTTGAAGATCAAGCTGCACGGTGGGTTGTTGCTTTCTGGAGAGAAATGACAAGTTCTGATTCCTGAGGCTTAAAGGTTGGTTCTAGGAGTGGATTTTGTTTGCCTTTTATGATCCTCttcagaaaaaaagaagagatcttttttttttgccccctTACTTTTTTCTTACTGGGTTCTCTTATTTGGTTTCTAAAAATCCGTCAATTCACATATTTGATGGTTCGATTATCTTACTGTATTATATTGTTCTTGTAGAAACAGGAAGGGCTTTGAATTGTAGAGGTCTTTGAATGTTGACGAAGGTCAAGGCAAATTGAGGTAtatatttttgcatttattgatttggatttttttctaaataaaaacaaattcatagtgCGGTTGGTCTATTGATTATAATATCTTGAAGAATTTAAATACACTTGATGTATATCACAACTGTAGATAGAGACTTGTACCTTCTCTTCAAAGGAAAGTCTCTTTCTTCACTCTCTCAACCAGCTAGCTAGCTCTATCTACGAGGATAAAAATGGCAATACACAGCCAAGAATCCACTTTCTCTGAAATCTTGACCATTGGATATCTATCAAGATCACCTTAACAAAGCTTAGAAGATAAATCTGATACCCATGTTCTACCTTCTTCATGGTTGAAAAGTAAAGTTTCAGAATATTTTTCTTCACTTCCCAGTATACCCTTGACAACCACTACTACTTTCTTCCACTCAATCCAGCAGTAGTTGTATAGCTTAAGGTGATACTCAAAAGGGTGTTTTGGTATTTGCATAATGTTATGTCTTAAAAGTAcggctatattttttaatcgttAAAAAGTAGGttctttcattttcatgatTCGATCCATAATAAATTAGAACAGTTTTGTGTTTATCATTTTGTGTGATATGCATTAATTTGGTTTAGTTTTGGTTGGCGTTTAATGACCACTTAAAAAGCTACGGAAATGACTTGCTGGAGCATCTTCAAGGGTACTTTGATTTGGTTGGTCAGGTCTTGTTTTCAGTGAAACAGACTTTGTGCGATCATACAAGATTTTCAAGGCTCTTGATGTtggcttatttgtttttttatttgtggtttattttaaaaaaccagtaGCCTTAGTTTATAATTTATGTATGATGATTGTAACTGCTCCACTGCCTTTGAATTTTCTATGCAAATATCATTTCCTTTCTCATTTCGTAACACCCAGGTCATCCATCGCTTTAaggtttggttttctttttaattcagtTGTTGCAGCTCTGGTAACCAATTTGATCCATACACATTAGAAATCATGGTGGAAGATAGAGGGAAAGAAGTTTTGGTTGATATTCAATCAGTTGAAGACTGGTTATCTCATGCGCAAGAGCTTGTTCCTGTGGCCCTTGACAAGGCCAGGGAGGTTAAGGGCTTTCCTGGTAGATGGAAGATGATAATTTCCAAGTTGGAGCAGATCCCATCGCGTTTATCAGACTTATCAAGCCACCCTTGCTTCTCCAAGAACGCTCTTTGCAAGGAGCAATTGCAGGCTGTGTCGAAGACGCTCAAAGAAGCAATTGAATTGGCAGGCTTATGTATGGGTGAGAATTATGGGGGTAAGCTTAGGATGCAGAGTGATCTTGATGCGTTATCTGGTAAATTGGATTTGAATTTACGAGACTGTGGGCTTTTGATTAAGACTGGGGTGCTTGGCGAGGCTACTTTGCCTTTAGCTGTGGCTAGCTCATCAACAGAACCCGATGCTGCTATTCACAGCAATACAAGGGAATTGCTTGCCCGGCTTCAGATTGGGCACTTGGAGGCGAAGCACAGAGCTCTTGATACACTTGTTGAGGTCATGAAAGAGGATGAGAAGGCTGTTTTAGCTGTTTTGGGGCGGAGCAACATTGCTGCTTTAGTCCAGTTGTTAACAGCAACTTCTCCTCGTATTCGAGAAAAGACTGTTACTGTAATCTGCTCACTTGCAGAATCTGGAAGCTGTGAGAATTGGCTTGTTTCAGAGGGTCTTCTGCCACCTCTCATAAGGCTTGTTGAGTCAGGTAGCACTGTGGGTAAAGAGAAGGCTACAATTTCTCTCCAGAGATTGTCAATGTCAGCAGAAACAGCCAGGGCAATTGTTGGTCATGGTGGGATTCGACCACTGATTGAGATCTGTCGAACTGGTGATTCTGTATCACAGGCTGCTGCTGCTTGCACATTGAAGAATATCTCAGCTGTCCCTGAGGTTCGGCAAAATCTAGCAGAAGAGGGAATCGTGAAGGTAATGATCAATCTCCTAGACTGCGGGATTTTACTGGGATCAAAAGAATATGCAGCAGAATGCTTGCAGAATCTCACTGCCAGCAATGACAGTCTGAAAAGAGCTGTTATTTCAGAAGGTGGAATTCGAAGCCTATTGGTATATCTTGATGGTCCACTACCCCAAGAATCTGCAGTTGGGGCATTAAGGAATTTGGTTAGCTCAGTTTCTACAGAAATGCTGATATCTTATGGTTTCCTCCCCCGTTTGGTTCACGTGCTCAAGTCTGGATCACTGGGTGCCCAGCAAGCTGCTGCATCTGCAATTTGCAGGGTTTGCACATCAtcagagatgaaaaaattagtGGGGGAAGCTGGGTGCATCCCTCTTCTTATCAAATTACTCGAGGCTAAATCAAACAGTGTTAGAGAGGTTTCTGCACAAGCAATCTCGAGTCTGGTGTCCCTTTCACAGAATCGAAGAGTAGTTAAAAGGGATGATAAAAGTGTGCCAAATCTAGTGCAATTGCTCGATCCAATCCCACAGAACACTGCAAAGAAATATGCTGTAGCTTCCCTTGCATCCCTTGCTTCGACTAAGAAATGTAAGAAGTTGATGATTTCATATGGAGCAATTGGATATCTCAAGAAGCTTACTGAGATGGACATCCCGGGCTCAAAGAAGCTACTTGAGCGACTAGAAAGAGGAAAATTAAGAAGTTTGTTCAGTAAGAAATAGAGAGAAACGAAAATCTACTTTTGTATGATAACTTCTCTTCCCCTTTTCCTTCATCTATTCAGTGTTTCATTTTCTGTATGAAACAAACTAGTCAACGACAAGCTGGGGCACTCAAAAGTGTGGCTAATCTATGCAGTTAATgttctatttataaaaatatataagaatccTCGAATGCCAGCTTCTTTACCTTCTTCTAGCTTTCATATTTTGCACGTGGACAGCGCTGTTGCAATCATATTTCTGGCCCCATGTCTTTTTCCTTTCTGTTTCGCCATTTATCTGTGTGTTTGGATTGATCAGAGATCTTTATGCCGTAGGCAGACCATTTCAAGTGtaatgatgtaaaaaataatttttaagaaatattttaatatattttaaaataaaaaatattgaaattttcaagcaaaaattattttaaaaaactactgGTATCACTGTTTCTTAAACATCTCTTCgaaaagcaaaaatattttcatctttgCAATGCCATGTTGTATGCAAATTGCAAGTGAATGCTGCTGATAAGCTTCAgaattctttgtttattttattttgcgcTGCATCCACTAACTACTCTGGTGTCGAGGATGCAAAGAAAACATGTTGAATAAACCCTTGTACTTTCAGTTGTTAGGAAATGATAATGATGCCTCCTTGTGCCCAGCTATTGTGCTTAGTGAATAGAGCTGTAAATACTAGTAAGCAGTGCCATCATACCACTGATGCTTCAGATTTGCTGCGAGGAACAATTATAGCTATAAAACCAGACAACCTGGTAACTTGTTGACCTGAAGATTAGCTTGATTTGAGTTTTATTCCGagctggattttatttttactaaaatgatatttttagctGACCTGTCTAGTTTGTTATCTGGGTTTTGATTCGGGTCAAAACTTAGACGGAATTTATAACCATGGATAAAACTTGGTTTCAATTAATTTTGCCATGTTACATTTGAAAAGTAGTGCCTTCAACAGAACCAATTACTGCAGATTTGAATATTGCATGAAACGAAAAGGCAAGGCCTACCCTTTTGTTTTATGTGATTTGTATTCTGCAATCACAACCTAATCGTAGAAGATATGAATGCAGCCAAAGATCTCACCTCTGGTAAAAGATTTCCAAGACTTCGTTTCTGTTTCCGTTTGTGCTAGCAATGCACTGGCAAACTTGAAGACATAAACATGACCTCGTTGAAGATATACTGTTGGTTACAGGCTTAAGGCACTCAGTTCTGAGCCCCGCCGCCATGTTACCTTTCTACTCTAAGCATCCATCGGTTTCAAATGAATTAGCAGCTGACATGGGATGTCTTAACAAGCCATACGCCTTTTTCCCCTCTACTTCTGATTTAATTTTAGATCCTAGAAATAACtccttataaaaaatacattgctCCTGATGTAAATGATTTGCTTAAAATTTAATGGAGAAACGACCTaattccaatatatatatatatatatttttttttgacaaatctCTATCACCATTGTCATCtctcaaaaaggaaaaagatggACACCATTATCACCAAAAATCCTCTAAAGAGCCCAACAAAAGATCAGTGGGCTAGTATATTGTCCTCGCAACATTTTTGGGCTCGCCCAAGTTCTTAACAAACATTTCCCATATTGAGTTGCGTGCAAGGCCGCCGCACTGTCTAGAAGCAGCTTTATCTACCTATACACTTCGTCATCTGTGATCCCACAAACAATTCCCTGCCTGACACGTGATTTGATCAGAGCCGTAGTTGTGATAACCAATAGGATCTTATGATGAAGAGTGGTCAAGCGTTGAAGTTCATACATAGACAAGACAGTGGATAAAAGAGAccctaataaaataattttgttttctagtaCTGGGGAAGAGAGCACCAAACACGGCCTTGTCATGGTCTCCTATCAGTAGCTGATatagaaattagaaatttaGAAACCGAAACAACACCGGTTGCTGACGCATTAGCCAATCCTATCTTTTTAAAGAACAAAGTCTAAATgcttttttagagagagaaaagctAAGAAAAGATTGTGAATTTGGAGGCTATATCCATCTGGGCACTCCCTTCGGTATTATACAATCTCTCTCTCGCCCATCTCTTTTTCTCCATAGAAATAGTGGATTTGCTAACCCTTTTGTCTGATTGTTGACCTCTGCTTTCTTTGAGGTTTTCTCGAGGAGAaaactttgttcttttttaagagtatgttcatgtttttttttgttttcttatttgcatCTCTGTAACTTTATCGCTGATGAGCTTGAGGTTGTTTggtatctttaattttaattgggtGTTCTAAAGTTGTTTTCTTTCTGTTAGATTCTGGGAAGTGATTGTTAGGTGCATAACTAGAGTTTGCTTCTTTGATTCCGACTGTTATTGTCCTTTTTTCTTGATATGGGCTCAGTTAGGTaagaaatttttgtttaatcagGTCAATAACATTAATCCAGGCTTGAATCCTGATTGAAAGTTTCTTTTATTACTTCTATTTCCGTGCTAGCCAGGGAAAAAGCATACAATCTGTAATTTTACAAGAGTTTGAGAATCTGATTGTTGCCAAATTGAGAATTGTTTCTTGACCGTTGATTTCGTTAATGATGTAATAGTTACGTGAGTTTGGCGATTCATCAAGAAACTATGACAGGATCTTACAATACCCAATTGGAATTGGTTTTCGCTGTTAAAGAAAATCCCATGTGTTGCTTGTCTATGATTCATCAAAGAGAGCATAAAAGTCTGAAGAGACGGCCTTTGTCGCATACAGAAAATGGCTGAGAATTTCTTGCCTTGTAGATGAATTTTCTGGGTTTTATTGATGTatttcttttcacttttgtCATGTTAGAATGTGCTTTGTCTATGTTCAATGCTGTTGAACTCTATTATTTCTTGAGTTCTAACAATAGTTCAGTATTTGACTTTGCAGGTTTGATCCGGGTAAAAGATGAGTACACTCGATGCAACTAGAGCAGAACTGGCTCTTGTAGTTCTGTATCTGAATAAGGCTGAAGCCAGGGACAAGATTTGTAGGGCAATTCAATATGGTTCAAAATTTTTGAGTGACGGACAAGCTGGTACTGCCCAAAATGTTGACAAATCAACCAGCTTAGCTCGGAAAGTTTTCCGTCTTTTTAAGGCAAGACTTATAATGTACTTATTAGATATGATTGAGTTGGATTTCATCTGGCTTTCTTTATATCCCTTCAAATCTAGGAAACGAAGAGCTTCTTTCCTGTAGTTCTTTCTGCAGCCAAAACCATGTGTATTTGTTCGGTAAATGGAAGCCAAAAGTCCTTTAATTTGGTTGTCCATTTGGTTCCTAGAAAGCACTAGTAGAATGAATGAAATTTTATCATGCTTATTTACCTTGTCTAATTGCAGTTTGTCAACGATCTGCACGGTCTTATTAGTCCAGTTCCTCAAGGGACCCCCTTGCCTCTTGTTTTATTGGGAAAGGTACAAATGATTTGTCAATAAAAATGTTTCTGTGACATCTTTGATATCTCCATGGTGGTGACTTTGTCAGTTTGATGCTTATTTCAGTCTAAAAATGCGCTGTTGTCAACTTTCTTGTTTCTTGATCAAATTGTTTGGTTGGGTAGAAGTGGAATTTACAAGGTACGGAATGCTCCACTCTATTTTTGGTTATTTATGTTCCAGAATGAAATTATATGAGAAGCATTAGCCAGAAACGTGAGTTAGCTTGATTTTTACAGAACAAAGAACGTGTTGAGCTAATTGGCCGGATTTCCCTTTTCTGTTGGATGGGATCCTCAATTTGTACTACTTTGGTTGAGGTTTGTAGCGTCtccatttttttctattcttttcctAGAAATTGACATGGGTGAATTACCCcctaacccccccccccccccacaaaGTAAAGGAAAGGTAATGAGAATCTCCTTGCAAGCTGAAGATGGTTTCTATGACATGTTCTACCATTTTCACATCAGGTTGGGGAGCTTGGGAGGCTTTCTGCATCAATGAAGAAGTTGGAGAAGGAGCTTAAGGAGGGTGAAAAACATCATGTATGGATATCATTGTTTTAGCAGGCTGATTGTTTTAAATGCTTCCatgtaatggttattttttggTGGTCCATTTTGAGTGCAGAATGAGCAATATCATgctaaacttaaaaaatcaaatgaaaggtCACTAGCCCTTGTCAAATCAGCCATGGACATTGTAGTTGCTGTTGGGCTACTTCAATTGGCACCCAAGAAAGTCACTCCTCGAGTTACAGGAGGTTTTGGGTTTGTTAGCTCTCTTATCTCTTGCTACCAGGTACTAATTCTTTGCATGCTTTGCTCTCATTGTTAATCAGGAAATCATCACTATATTAATTTACTTCTTTGAGATTACCTACGTATTGCCCACTAAAGCACTGCTTGGTCGAGCTTGCTGtgattggattttaattttaaaacaaaattgtagTTTCCCAAAGTTATCGGTGGGTATGTGCTCTGTTTACTGAATGTATTTCTTCTTGTGACATGCAGTTGCTTCCATCGCCACAAAAGTCTAAGACAACTTGAAGACACAACACCGTTCTGCTCAACAAGTTAAATGTCATCTAAATAATTACTTAAACCTTGTGACCGATCCTTATTTGTGTAAGCTTT is a window encoding:
- the LOC133682718 gene encoding vacuolar protein 8; its protein translation is MVEDRGKEVLVDIQSVEDWLSHAQELVPVALDKAREVKGFPGRWKMIISKLEQIPSRLSDLSSHPCFSKNALCKEQLQAVSKTLKEAIELAGLCMGENYGGKLRMQSDLDALSGKLDLNLRDCGLLIKTGVLGEATLPLAVASSSTEPDAAIHSNTRELLARLQIGHLEAKHRALDTLVEVMKEDEKAVLAVLGRSNIAALVQLLTATSPRIREKTVTVICSLAESGSCENWLVSEGLLPPLIRLVESGSTVGKEKATISLQRLSMSAETARAIVGHGGIRPLIEICRTGDSVSQAAAACTLKNISAVPEVRQNLAEEGIVKVMINLLDCGILLGSKEYAAECLQNLTASNDSLKRAVISEGGIRSLLVYLDGPLPQESAVGALRNLVSSVSTEMLISYGFLPRLVHVLKSGSLGAQQAAASAICRVCTSSEMKKLVGEAGCIPLLIKLLEAKSNSVREVSAQAISSLVSLSQNRRVVKRDDKSVPNLVQLLDPIPQNTAKKYAVASLASLASTKKCKKLMISYGAIGYLKKLTEMDIPGSKKLLERLERGKLRSLFSKK
- the LOC133683063 gene encoding peroxisomal membrane protein 11D, with protein sequence MSTLDATRAELALVVLYLNKAEARDKICRAIQYGSKFLSDGQAGTAQNVDKSTSLARKVFRLFKFVNDLHGLISPVPQGTPLPLVLLGKSKNALLSTFLFLDQIVWLGRSGIYKNKERVELIGRISLFCWMGSSICTTLVEVGELGRLSASMKKLEKELKEGEKHHNEQYHAKLKKSNERSLALVKSAMDIVVAVGLLQLAPKKVTPRVTGGFGFVSSLISCYQLLPSPQKSKTT